TACAGGGTGCACTGCATCTTACACTGGGCTTTGACTTGGTGCAGCGCTTGGAAGCAAGCTATTCTCGAGCATAGAGGGCGTGCTTGTGAGGCGGTAATTCTTGACACTGCGATATTGGTCCATGCTCCCGATTGCAGTGCTATTCGCCACTACGGCGATGGCATTAGGTGTCGAAGGCGCAACGTTGTTCACGCCGCTATTCATTCTGGCCCTGGACCTGCCACTAGAGATAGCGATTGACACGTAGGGAATCAAGAGGTCACATCTCTTGATTCCAGGATTCACCCCCATCATCCAAATATCAACCAAAGGATCTGACCCTTTGATTTCACTTTGATTTTAACAGGCTGGGTTGATCCCGGCGATTTTCCAGCAGTGCAGGGGAGGCTTCGCACAGCATTGCAGCGGACGTCAGCGCTGTCACCGACGTTATGACAACGCCTACTAACGGCCAAAAACACTCATTCCTCAAAATAAAGAAAACCTCGCACAGTGGCGGAGCTGGTTATAGGTGCTCGAACAGGCTGATGGCTGCCGCATCTGTATCAGAGGTCAAGATCGGATAGGGATGGATGGTCGTCCGGCCTTCTTCCGAGAGGCCAGTGATATTTGCGATCAGCCGGTGTGATTGGAAGATCGTTAATACTCGCGATTCGACGTTGCATTAAACCATTGTCGGCAAACTCCCAATTTTCGTTTCCGTACGACCGATACCAATTCCCGGAACCGTCGTGGCATTCATAGGCAAAACGCACCGCAATCCGCCGATCCCTGTACGTCCACAATTCCTTGATTAATCGGTAATCCAGTTCCTTCGCCCATTTACGAGTTAGGAATTGCACGATCGCGTCCCGTCCCTGTAAAAACTCAGAACGGTTTCGCCACACACTATCGACGGTATATGCAAGCGAAACCTTGGCGGGACTGCGAGAATTCCAAGCGTCTTCCGCCATCCGGACTTTCTGCACAGCACCTTCCAAATCGAATGGCGGAAGTGGTGGGCGGGGTTCATCTGTTAGAGACATGCGTTTCCTGACTCCCAATTTGATGGCAGCCGAACTAGGATTATCCACCGAACCTATTGGATAGAACCCCGTCTAGGGATACGTTTCAGTAACGACAGCCTATCAGACGTGAGCGACCCAGCGAACCATCAAAATTCATGGGCTGTCCGGACAGGTAGTAAACAAACCGGCTATGCCGGCGGCCGCTCCGCAATGACGCCTTCGTCAAGCAAACGA
The DNA window shown above is from Gammaproteobacteria bacterium and carries:
- a CDS encoding nuclear transport factor 2 family protein, whose translation is MSLTDEPRPPLPPFDLEGAVQKVRMAEDAWNSRSPAKVSLAYTVDSVWRNRSEFLQGRDAIVQFLTRKWAKELDYRLIKELWTYRDRRIAVRFAYECHDGSGNWYRSYGNENWEFADNGLMQRRIASINDLPITPADRKYHWPLGRRPDDHPSLSDLDL